The nucleotide sequence AATTACCTATCTATTAGCTGTGGGTGGTGGTTCTGTTATAGATGGAACTAAATTCTTATCTTCTGCTGCTTTGTTTGAAGGTGATACTCCTTGGGATATCTTAACAAAAAACATAAGAACAGAAAAGGGGATGCCTTTTGGAACGGTTCTAACCTTGCCTGCAACAGGTTCTGAAATGAATTCTGGAGCGGTGATCACCAGAAAAGAAACTCAGGAAAAGTTAGCCATGGGCGGTCCTGGATTATTTCCTGAATTCTCCATTTTAGATCCTGAAGTAATATCTTCTATCCCTCAGCGTCAATTAGCAAATGGTTTAACAGATGCTTTTACACATGTTCTTGAGCAATATATGACGTATCCTGTTGGAGCTTTACTTCAAGATAGATTTGCTGAAGGAATTTTGCAAACTCTTGTTGAAATAGCTCCAAAAATACTTGAGGATCCTACAGACTATAAAGCTGCATCTAACTTTATGTGGAGTTGCACTATGGCTTTAAATGGATTGATTCAAAAAGGAGTTCCTACAGATTGGGCGGTACATGCTATGGGACATGAGCTTACTGCTTTGTATGGAATAGATCATGCTCGTACGTTAGCGATAATTGCACCTAGCCATTACAAATTCAATTTTGAAGCTAAGAAAGAAAAATTAGCTCAATATGGAGAGCGTGTTTGGAATATTACAGAAGGAAGTGTAGATGATAAAGCAACTGCTGCAATTGAAAGAACAACAGCTTTCTTTCATGAATTGGGAATAGATACCAAGCTTTCAGATTATACCAAAGATTATGAAGGAACCGCAGAAAAAATCGCTAAGAGATTTACAGATCGCGGTTGGGTAGCTTTAGGTGAACATCAATCTTTATCTCCAGATAAAGTGGAGAAGATAGTTAAGATGGCGTATTAATAGGCTTGTTCATAAACCAAAAATAATAATAAAGCCATCTATTTAGATGGCTTTATTTAATTAGTATCAATTCAATAAATCATTTACTTTTTAGAAGGATCTACTTCTGTAGATTTGATCTCATATTGATTGTTCTGATATTTTTTACTCATTTCCACAAAGTCTTCTGGTAAAATGGTTCTAAATTCATGAGAATCTAAAGGTATAACCTCCACCATCTTATCTATCATTTCCTGAGGATCAAATTGGTTCTCTGCCATATTCTTAGCCGCTTCTTCAATTTTCTCTTTTGGAGTAAAATGGAAATCTTCATCGAACCATTGCAAATAAGAATCATAAACTCTATCGTTAAATCCTGTTTTATAGGGACCCGGATTAATAGCAGCCACAGAAACTCCCATTGGTGTTAGCTCATCTCTAAGAGATTGTATTATCGCTTCCAATGCATATTTACTGGCATTATAAGCACCTAAATATGGAAAGGTAGAAAGTCCTGCTACAGAAGATACAAATACTAATTTACCCTCTCCCTTATCTACCATCTTATCTATAAATGGTTGTGCAAATTCTAAACTAGAGAATACATTGGTTTCCATCACTTCTCTAATTAATTCAACAGGCATTTCCGAGACCGGTCC is from Gillisia sp. Hel1_33_143 and encodes:
- a CDS encoding SDR family oxidoreductase; protein product: MTKKTILITGAGSGLGKGTALGLAKKGHHVIAGVHKWEQKTRLLEEIEKEGLEDTIEIIKLDILDAMDCQKAWDLDIDILVSNAGIGHSGPVSEMPVELIREVMETNVFSSLEFAQPFIDKMVDKGEGKLVFVSSVAGLSTFPYLGAYNASKYALEAIIQSLRDELTPMGVSVAAINPGPYKTGFNDRVYDSYLQWFDEDFHFTPKEKIEEAAKNMAENQFDPQEMIDKMVEVIPLDSHEFRTILPEDFVEMSKKYQNNQYEIKSTEVDPSKK
- a CDS encoding iron-containing alcohol dehydrogenase is translated as MNNFDFKNPTKIIFGKDSIKKITEEIPDNAKVLLLYGGGSIKKNGIYNKVTAALNKYEFIEYGGIPANPEYAVLMEALKVIKEEKITYLLAVGGGSVIDGTKFLSSAALFEGDTPWDILTKNIRTEKGMPFGTVLTLPATGSEMNSGAVITRKETQEKLAMGGPGLFPEFSILDPEVISSIPQRQLANGLTDAFTHVLEQYMTYPVGALLQDRFAEGILQTLVEIAPKILEDPTDYKAASNFMWSCTMALNGLIQKGVPTDWAVHAMGHELTALYGIDHARTLAIIAPSHYKFNFEAKKEKLAQYGERVWNITEGSVDDKATAAIERTTAFFHELGIDTKLSDYTKDYEGTAEKIAKRFTDRGWVALGEHQSLSPDKVEKIVKMAY